The genomic DNA TTCGATAAATGGGTAGCTCGGCCGGGTCGACTTTTTCAACACAATCGGCCGATTTCTGCCGATCACGACGATCCGGAGTCGACCTGAAGCAAGCGCTCAGCGATTTCTATGAAACTATGAACCTGACCTATGGAGCCGACAGTGATCCAGTGGCAGAGTAGGCTGGAAAAGACATCATCGACTCAGCCGGTGGATGCTCGTAGGTCGAGGACAACACAGCACTGAGTCGATCGCCCAACAGGTTCCAGGCGCGTTTCTTCTCTTCGGCATAATCGTGATGCAGGTAGTGGCGCCTCACCCGAGAGCCAGCCAGCACATGGTTTTGACAGCGATCGATAACGTCCAGACTGACACCCAAAGCTTGCATCATGGTCGCGCCCGTGCGGCGCAGGTCATGTGGCGTCCAGTCGCCGTTTTGGCCGTCGGCAAGGACCAGAGTGTCGTCGTGACGCCGTCGTGAGAGGGCTTTGCGGTGTTTGAACCGGGCCTGGCGATCGCCGACCTGTTTGCTCGCCACCTTTACGTCCACATGTCCATCATCCTGCTTGTTCGGAAAGCACCACTGGGAGTCTCCCGTCAGGGTCTTGAGTTCCTGAAAGAAATGCAGGGCGAAGGGGGAGAGGAAGACATGGTGGTCCTGTTTCTTGCCCCGGGCGCCTTTGACGTTTTCGCTGGGGAGGAACCAGGTCTGCCGGTCCAGGTCGACATTTTTCCACTCGGCCTGGAGCAACTCACCAATCCGGCACAGCGTGCCCAGGCTAATCCAGAGCGCGAGCTGCGTTTCGTTCTTTAGCGGTCGAATGCCGTCGTATTTTTGGCCCGCGGGGAGGGCGTCGTAATCGGCGGTCATTTGCTGGAAGCGGTTGTGCAGCTCCAACAGCTCCGCCGGCGAAAGGATGCGGCTTCTTTCCGCTTCGTAGTTGGCAGGGATCAATGGGGAGATGTCGACCAGTTCCGTCGGATCGCCCTCGATCAATAAGGCCCGCCAGGGCTGACGTTTTCTGGCCCAGCTGAACATCTGAGTGAGGTCGGCGAAGAAGCTGATGGCTTGCCGGTGAGCGCCGCGGAGGAGGACCGCTCGTATCAGCGCCCGAATATCGTGTTCGGACACACTGCTCACCGCTGTCTTGCCAAGTGCCGGGTATAGGTCCTTGTTAAAACGGCGCTGCAATTCAGCATTACCATCTTTGCGCGCCACGCCATCCAACAACCAGGCCTTAGCCAGATCCTGGACGGTCAACGTTTGCACCTTCGTCGTTTCTACTTGTTCGGCCTCTACGTTAGCCGCGGCGTATGCCTGTGCCTTGGCGGTTTTCTTGTGCTCATTGGGATTGATTTGCTCATCAATGAGTGCCCTTGCCTGGTTACGGGCCTTGCGGATGTCCGTCAGGGATTTGCGCGGCCAGGTTCCGCAGGCGTACTCTTTGTTCTGGTCGCCCCAGCGATAACGATAGAAAAAGCTGACCGACACACCGTCCTTACGGACTGAGATTCGACCGGCCAGATTGCCATCCTCCCGGAGGATTCGGCCGGCATCGTTGGCGGTCAGCGACTCGAGTTCTTTGATGGTGATTTTGGCCATGAAACGGACTCCCCTACTTTTACCCCCACAAAAACGTCGGCTCTTGATAGACGTTACTGGACTCTCGTAGAGCCGAACACCGCTGGAGCTCAAGTAAATACTAGCTTAGAAAAATCCAGAGTAAAATTTTGGAAGCTTTCAAGAAGTATGAAAAAGGAGATGGGGTGCTAGGGGTCGAGTGTTCGAATCACTCCGTCCCGACCATATAATTCAATGACTTAGGCCAATGTTCACAGCATTGGCCTTTTTCATGCGCGTGACATTTGCGTGACTTCTCCGTTTCTCACGCCTGCTTCCTCTTCAAGATTGTCAGCACCGGCGCACGCGAATTGGTTGCTGATACCATGTTCGCAGCCTCAATCAGATGCCCGAGCTCAGCGCCCGAATAGTGACTGGTGATGCTGCCGTTCTTGTGACCCAGAAGTGCCTTTCGGTCTTCTTTGGTTACTCCTGCCGCTCGAAGGCGACTGGCCAGTACGTCACCTGGGGAGGGAGTTACTGCTGAGGGTGTGTCGCGTTCCAGCGCTCGAAGGCGTCCTGCGTCGTGGCTGCGTCGATCAGTTCGCGCAGCTGGTTCAACGGCTGCGGCGACTCATGCAGAAACACGAAGTCATAGACGATGCGTATGCAGGGTTTGGCGCCCAGCTGGTGCTTGGCGAGCGGTCGCGCTCGTCAAGGTAGACGCTTGCGAAGAGCTGCGACGACAGGTTCCGGTCGGCGATAAGAGTTACCTAGGTGCGGGAGTACCGCATCAAAATCTAGATTACGTCGGCGATAGGCGGCGATGAAGTACGTACAGTCCAGCGCCAAGTGCCGGCTATATCAGAGCTGGCTTTGCCTATGTATGCTGTTGATAACCTATACGAGTTACGGACATGCTTTTATAAGACTTGCATATCTAGACAGTCTTGAGGATGTACCAAGTTACTTATTCCCTTTGATGGTGATCCTGTCGTACTGTTATTCTGGGCAGGTAAACGGAAGTAGTCGAGACGCATCGTCAACGTGTAATCAACGGCATTGATGCTGCCAGTATCTTAATACAGCCTTACACCAGAAAGTACTGAATCGAATGTTCAGGAGTATTTTCAGTTTTCGTATTTTTAGTCGTGAGATTTTGACTCTAAATACGCAATCCCTTTGTTCGAAAGCCATCCGATTGAAGAGTGTATTCCCGATTCTACGAGACCTTTATCAATAGACCTGTTAACAGCGCTTTCACATACTTTTCTTGGGGCGCCGGTTTGTTCTTGAAGCAACTCCGCAGCACGACTAAAACGGTAGCCAATTGGTGCTTTCTGTAAATGAATTTCTCTAACGGCCTTGCAAACCGTTAGATCAGTAATGTCCTTGGTTTTCATCTCACACCCTTCATAGTGGTTGCTTAGGCAGTTTGTAGAGTATTTGTAATTTAATTCTTGTCTGCTGGCGATGTCTAGTGGGTAGCGTTGAAGGGCTATCTAGCCTGTCGTGTTGCTGTCCCTTGCGCCAGGGAGTTGAGTCGATGACCGTCGATCAGTGAGTCGTTGAAACTCGCCATGCTGATTACAGATACTGTATTTTTATCCAGTATAGAGCAAGCAATGCGGTTCGTGATTGTGCCCATGAGAGAGCGAGGCGTCGCCAGAGCGCAATTGGATATCGCCAGCGCCGAACCGGTGAAGGGCGATATCATTTTCTCCAGTGCGCCGTCTGACATCCTCAAAAGAACGTCCAGCACCGCGTCTCTGCGGCATGGTGCCTGGCCGGGTGATACGCGCCCGATTCGACCGCTTCTTGATGCTGGCCTGTTCAGCATGGCAACGCTCGGTTTCACGCTGAGCGGCCTGGAAGAGATCAATGGTGTTCTGTACGCGCAGTCTTGGTATTGCAGGGACGTGTGATTGTGTTCGATTGGCAGAACGCCGGAGAAACGGTGAACTACTGTAGGAATATCCAACGCCAAGTTATTTATTCTTATAGGGTGATGTGGCGGTTTTGTACCTTTTTAAATGATCTGTTTTTCTTTATATATCAATTGCTGGTTTCGGGGGCACCTTGCCCCAGCGCATGCTCAGCGAATTGTCGGTACCACCGACTACGGTGACCGGGGGCTGATCAGGCTGGCGGCGTGACAAGCGTATGTGTAGGAGGTGGCGGCTCCAAGTCCATGAGTTACAGCGAGCAGTATCACGAGATCGACTTTCTAAAATTTAGTTTTGAAATAGCCGCTCAAGATTTTCTCGGCGGCTATCTGATCGACTAAGGCTCACGCCGTTATATTATTTTTTTTCTGCCCTGAAGGTCACGGTAGCGTTATCGCCGC from Pseudomonas baetica includes the following:
- a CDS encoding tyrosine-type recombinase/integrase, which produces MAKITIKELESLTANDAGRILREDGNLAGRISVRKDGVSVSFFYRYRWGDQNKEYACGTWPRKSLTDIRKARNQARALIDEQINPNEHKKTAKAQAYAAANVEAEQVETTKVQTLTVQDLAKAWLLDGVARKDGNAELQRRFNKDLYPALGKTAVSSVSEHDIRALIRAVLLRGAHRQAISFFADLTQMFSWARKRQPWRALLIEGDPTELVDISPLIPANYEAERSRILSPAELLELHNRFQQMTADYDALPAGQKYDGIRPLKNETQLALWISLGTLCRIGELLQAEWKNVDLDRQTWFLPSENVKGARGKKQDHHVFLSPFALHFFQELKTLTGDSQWCFPNKQDDGHVDVKVASKQVGDRQARFKHRKALSRRRHDDTLVLADGQNGDWTPHDLRRTGATMMQALGVSLDVIDRCQNHVLAGSRVRRHYLHHDYAEEKKRAWNLLGDRLSAVLSSTYEHPPAESMMSFPAYSATGSLSAP